ATGCGTTCACGGGTGTTGCCTTCCAGGTAAAAGAAATTGATTTCGCGGGGGGTTACTTGAGTTTTATAATTGAGTTGGTCTAGTTTTTCGCTGGTTTGGCGCACAATGTCAAAAGATGCCGGGGTCAGTACCTCTTTTTTGATAATGGGCTGAAAAACCTTTTTGAGTCCAGTGTGGTCAGCATCCAGAATAACCAGGTCAGTATTGGCAAATAGTTGGTGCACCAGGTAGCGGGTGGCGTCGCTCAACGATGAGTGCTGAGCGTAAGCCTGGGCAAATAAATCTGTTTTGGGCTCATTGATTTTTTCAAATATTTGGGCTACATTTTCGGGGTTAAACTGCCCCACGGCTCCTGTTTGGTCAGTGTTCCAGGTGTAGGTTTTGCCAAACAAATTGAAATGATTGATTTCAGCAAAGTCGTGGTCTTCGCTCGCCATCCAATAAACAGGTATAAAGTTGTACGCTGGATATTTGGCTTTCAAGGCTTTGGCAGTATTAATTGCTGCCGCAATTTTATACACAAAATATAAAGGTCCCGTGGCAAGGTTGAGCTGGTGCCCGGTAGTTACAGTAAAAGTATTGTCTTCAAGCAAAGCATCTATTTGTGCCTGAGGGGGAGCAGGCACGTGTTGGTATTGTTGAGTGAGTGCCTTGTGTAGTACTTGGCGGGTGTCAGCCGAAAACGTTTTTTTGAGGGCGATTTGCTGTTCGAAGTTTTCGATGTGGGGCAATTGGTGATAAAACTCCTTCAGGGCGTCTTTTCCGGTGATATAGTCTACAAAAGTGTCAGAGAATACGCCTGTTTGGGCAAAATCAATTTGATGTAATTGCATGGTGTAACTTGTTTGTTTATGTTGAAGCCTTTGGTGTTTTAGTGTTTGTATAATGAAAGTAAGCCAAACTAAAGGCCACGGCTGAGTTTAAGTAATTTATTGATTATTAGATAGTTGTTCTGGGCTGATGAATGAAGCCTTTATTTGTGAAGCAAAAATACAGGGATTTTTAAATGTGTCCTGTTAAATGGATGTTAAGTTAGATTAGCCCTGGTTTTTTTTATATCAAACAGGCAAACTCAGGGTTTAACGAGTATTTGGCGATGTAATGAAAATTGTTAATTTCGTTGTTAGTCTTACAAATACTTTCTTGCTATATTATCCATCCAATCACACCTATTCAAATAATAAAACAATATACTCATATAACAATAAACAACAAATTATGATGCGGATGAGGGCTTTCACTATGATGATGTTGCTATGGCTGGCAGGTATGTACACAGCCCAGGCACAACAAAAAGATTATCAGAAGCTGTACAACGACATGGTACAAGCTGCCAAGCAAAAAAAATATCCTACTGCCGTGAAATATGCCGAAGAAATGCTACCAGGCATAGAGGGCGTATTA
This window of the Microscilla marina ATCC 23134 genome carries:
- the bshC gene encoding bacillithiol biosynthesis cysteine-adding enzyme BshC — protein: MQLHQIDFAQTGVFSDTFVDYITGKDALKEFYHQLPHIENFEQQIALKKTFSADTRQVLHKALTQQYQHVPAPPQAQIDALLEDNTFTVTTGHQLNLATGPLYFVYKIAAAINTAKALKAKYPAYNFIPVYWMASEDHDFAEINHFNLFGKTYTWNTDQTGAVGQFNPENVAQIFEKINEPKTDLFAQAYAQHSSLSDATRYLVHQLFANTDLVILDADHTGLKKVFQPIIKKEVLTPASFDIVRQTSEKLDQLNYKTQVTPREINFFYLEGNTRERIVREGEEFKVLNTDLSFSPAQMEALIEQHPERFSPNVILRPLYQECILPNLSYIGGPSELVYWLQLKGVFEHFQCPFPLLQPRNFVLFVDHINHKKKEKLDLSIADLFLDEVTLRKNFVLKNSENELKLDQEVATLNQAFASVVQKALEVDKSLEGFIKSEQQKSLKSLGNIEKRLKKSEERKLETEINQLLKLKEKLFPNGAPQERKDNILSIYVNNPAFISQILEKLNPLSFRMNVLLESF